A DNA window from Camelina sativa cultivar DH55 chromosome 17, Cs, whole genome shotgun sequence contains the following coding sequences:
- the LOC104755763 gene encoding probable apyrase 4 isoform X1, translated as MIPHPFFSPLKLLKTLMQRPSARSRLKFKSDMIDPPEVETSPGHHHNRSSPSTLANHKSKRTKSIVLLIVASVAIALGLLFVCFSIVRSRRNRRVSLLRYSVVIDGGSSGTRVHVFGYRAESGKPVFDFGEESYASFKLSPGLSAYGDNPEGVSESVTELVEFAKRRVPKRVLEESDIRLMATAGMRLLELSVQERILEVTRRVLRSSGFVFREEWASVISGSDEGVYAWVVANHALGLLGGGPLKTTGTVELGDDCLCIHLGNICVK; from the exons ATGATCCCTCATCCGTTTTTTTCCCCGTTAAAGCTCCTTAAAACCTTGATGCAACGGCCTAGTGCTCGTTCCAGGTTGAAATTCAAATCAGATATGATAGATCCTCCCGAGGTTGAGACTTCACCTGGTCACCACCACAATCGATCATCGCCGTCCACACTCGCTAACCACAAGTCAAAACGAACCAAATCGATTGTTTTGTTAATCGTTGCTTCCGTAGCTATTGCGTTGGggttattgtttgtttgcttttcaATCGTACGCTCTCGGAGGAATCGGAGAGTTTCGCTGCTCCGGTACAGCGTCGTTATCGATGGCGGGAGTTCGGGGACCCGAGTTCATGTGTTCGGGTACCGGGCTGAATCCGGTAAACCGGTGTTTGATTTCGGAGAGGAGAGTTACGCTAGTTTTAAGTTGAGTCCTGGTTTGTCTGCGTATGGTGATAATCCGGAGGGAGTGAGTGAGTCAGTGACGGAGCTTGTGGAATTTGCTAAACGGAGAGTTCCTAAGAGAGTGTTGGAGGAGAGTGACATTAGGTTGATGGCTACTGCTGGAATGAGATTGCTTGAATTGTCTGTTCAGGAACGGATTCTTGAAGTTACTAGAAGGGTTCTTAGATCTTCCGGGTTTGTTTTTCGAGAGGAGTGGGCTTCTGTTATCTCTG GATCTGATGAAGGTGTATATGCTTGGGTTGTTGCAAATCATGCGCTTGGTTTGCTTGGAGGTGGACCTTTAAAAACAACTGGAACTGTTGAACTCG GTGATGACTGTTTGTGCATTCATTTAGGTAACATTTGTGTCAAGTGA
- the LOC104755763 gene encoding probable apyrase 4 isoform X2, giving the protein MIPHPFFSPLKLLKTLMQRPSARSRLKFKSDMIDPPEVETSPGHHHNRSSPSTLANHKSKRTKSIVLLIVASVAIALGLLFVCFSIVRSRRNRRVSLLRYSVVIDGGSSGTRVHVFGYRAESGKPVFDFGEESYASFKLSPGLSAYGDNPEGVSESVTELVEFAKRRVPKRVLEESDIRLMATAGMRLLELSVQERILEVTRRVLRSSGFVFREEWASVISGSDEGVYAWVVANHALGLLGGGPLKTTGTVELGNICVK; this is encoded by the exons ATGATCCCTCATCCGTTTTTTTCCCCGTTAAAGCTCCTTAAAACCTTGATGCAACGGCCTAGTGCTCGTTCCAGGTTGAAATTCAAATCAGATATGATAGATCCTCCCGAGGTTGAGACTTCACCTGGTCACCACCACAATCGATCATCGCCGTCCACACTCGCTAACCACAAGTCAAAACGAACCAAATCGATTGTTTTGTTAATCGTTGCTTCCGTAGCTATTGCGTTGGggttattgtttgtttgcttttcaATCGTACGCTCTCGGAGGAATCGGAGAGTTTCGCTGCTCCGGTACAGCGTCGTTATCGATGGCGGGAGTTCGGGGACCCGAGTTCATGTGTTCGGGTACCGGGCTGAATCCGGTAAACCGGTGTTTGATTTCGGAGAGGAGAGTTACGCTAGTTTTAAGTTGAGTCCTGGTTTGTCTGCGTATGGTGATAATCCGGAGGGAGTGAGTGAGTCAGTGACGGAGCTTGTGGAATTTGCTAAACGGAGAGTTCCTAAGAGAGTGTTGGAGGAGAGTGACATTAGGTTGATGGCTACTGCTGGAATGAGATTGCTTGAATTGTCTGTTCAGGAACGGATTCTTGAAGTTACTAGAAGGGTTCTTAGATCTTCCGGGTTTGTTTTTCGAGAGGAGTGGGCTTCTGTTATCTCTG GATCTGATGAAGGTGTATATGCTTGGGTTGTTGCAAATCATGCGCTTGGTTTGCTTGGAGGTGGACCTTTAAAAACAACTGGAACTGTTGAACTCG GTAACATTTGTGTCAAGTGA